A window from Citrus sinensis cultivar Valencia sweet orange chromosome 5, DVS_A1.0, whole genome shotgun sequence encodes these proteins:
- the LOC107176407 gene encoding heavy metal-associated isoprenylated plant protein 43-like, whose amino-acid sequence MAKKTIVSVKLLCLKCRQKVMKLIAKLEGITSIVIDPSKNTVTVIGDADPVKIIKKVREFRKSAAIESIGPPKEEKKEEKQGVLVPVAPKACQRCDVWYVVGEDYYSYCAIL is encoded by the exons ATGGCAAAG AAAACAATTGTGTCAGTCAAATTACTCTGCTTAAAGTGCAGGCAGAAAGTGATGAAGTTAATTGCCAAGCTAGAAGGCATAACTTCTATTGTCATTGACCCGTCAAAGAACACAGTGACGGTAATTGGTGACGCTGATCCAGTGAAGATCATTAAAAAGGTTAGAGAATTCAGGAAGTCAGCAGCAATTGAGAGTATTGGGCCCCCCaaggaagagaagaaagaagaaaagcaaggTGTACTCGTACCTGTTGCACCAAAGGCTTGTCAAAGATGTGATGTTTGGTACGTTGTTGGAGAAGATTACTACAGTTACTGTGCCATCCTGTAA